In Balneolaceae bacterium, the genomic window ATGAGCATTTACACAAAAACTCACCAACTCAATAACTCACAAACTAATCAACTCACCAACTCACAAACTATCCAACTCATCAATCAAAAAATAAATGCTCTAAATTATTATGTTGCCGGATTCATAGCAGGCTCAGGTGCCTCTTCCTCATCCAGTTCTTCTTCTGTTTTTCGTCGCCAATAGTTGGCAAGAGTCGAACCTGAAATATTCATCCAGGGGCCAAAAATTGCCGGCGCAAGACCAACGGTTGCCAGTCGGCCCATCTCTTGGGCAAGCCCGGAGGCCATTCCGCCATTTTGCATTCCTACTTCAAATGCAATGGTACGGCATGATTTTTCATCCATACCAACAAGACGGCATCCCCAATATCCAAACAGGTATCCAAGAGCATTGTGAATCACAGCTGCAAGAATCAGCAGAAGACCGATTGAAACCAGTGAGTCGCGACCAGCCGCGGTAATTACAGCAATAATAAAGGCAATCCCAGCCATGGATACGACCGGCATAATATCATCCAGCCATTTGATTTTTCCATGCAGAAAGTGATTAAACAACAATCCAAGCACAATTGGTAGAATAATCATATTCAGGATGCTGATCATCATTCCATAGGTATCAATCGGCACAAACTGACCGGCCAGGAGCTGCATCAAATAGGGAGTAGCCAATGGTGATAACATGGTTGAAACGGCCGTGAGCGTAATAGACAATGCAAGATCTGCTTTTGCGATAAAGGCCATTACATTTGAGGCCACACCGCCGGGACAGGAACCAATCAATACAACTCCGGCAGCAACTTCGGCCGGAAAACCAAAACTCAAGGCGAGGCTTATTCCAACAACCGGCATGATGGTGTATTGGCAAATGATACCTACACCCACACCTTTTGGTTTTTTGAATACGCCTTTAAAATCCTGCATGCTCAATTGAGTTCCCATCCCAAACATAATGAGCTGGATAAGCGGAACAATCAGGTTGCTAAGGTCATAACCTCCCCAGGATGTCATGTATTGCGGATAAAACATAGAGAATGTTACGGCCGCAAATATCCAGAGGGAGAAGGCGAAGGATTTAAAGAGGGTCTCTGTGCCTCTCACTCCTATTGCCAGTGAGATAAACATACCGGTTGTGAACACAGCCATTAATGGGGAACTGCTGTCCACAAACAGCATGACGATCATACCGATGAAGCAAATCAGACTCAGCCAAAGAAGTGATTTCAAAACAGATTTCATACTAACTCCAGGTTCTGTCCCATGTTCGGATTTCGTTCCATTCCGGTGTTGGCTCGAAATAATCGGCATCTTCAATCAGGTGTTCGCGAACGGCTTCTTCGTTGATCTCAACACCAAGACCCGGTTTTTCGGGAACGGGTGTGTATCCATCCTGGAAAATCGTGCTCTTGTCCTCCTGGATGAGATCATACCAGTTTGGCGTATCTACGGAGTGATGTTCAAGCGCGACAAAATTTTCGGTTGCGGCCGCCGCATGAACACTTGCCATAAATCCAAAAGGAGATCCTGCGTAGTGCAGCATCATGGCAATACCGTTTTGCATGGCATAATCGCCAATTCGTTTGGTTTCCAGGATTCCGCCGGCAGAGCCGAGATCGGGGTGAATCATATCCACCGCTTGTTTATCGATCAATTCTCTGAAGCCATCGAGCAGGTAGATATCTTCGCCGGTCATGGTGGGAGTGGTTGTTGATTCAGAAATCTCTTTCCATTCATCTACATACTGCCAGGCGATAAGATCCTCAACATAAGCAAGCGTGTAAGGCTCAGTTGCACGGGCAATTTTGATCGCTTCATTCTTATCGAAATGTCCCCAGTGATCGGTTCCCATTGGAATTTCGTATCCAATTGTGTCACGCATTACACGCAAATATTCCATCATTCGTTCGAGGCCTTTTTCTGTAACCTGGACTCTCGTAAACGGGTGATCAATCTGTCCGTAATCACCCTGTTCACCGGAATATTGAGACCGCAATTCGCGCTGTCCCTTCGGACCGTACTCCCGGGTATTGGCCAGCGATCCCTCTTCATCATCCACCAGGCCAATTCCCATATCCATCTTTAAAAAAGTGTAGCCCATATCCACACGCTCCTGCATTCGCCGGGCGTATTCGTGCGGATCATCTGAAGTGGTTGTATCACAGTAGAGGCGCACTTTGTCGCGATATTTTCCACCCAATAGTTGATAAACCGGAACTCCATATGCTTTCCCGGTCAGATCCCAAAGAGCGGTTTCCACACCGGAAACTCCGCCACCCTGGCGTCCATGTCCTCCAAATTGTTTGATGATTTTGAAGACCTTCTCAACATTGCATGGATTTTCACCCAAAAGCCTGCTTTTCAGAAACAGAGCGTATTCTTTCGCACCACCATCCCTAACTTCACCATATCCCGAAATTCCCTGGTTGGTGTCAATTCGAATCAGCGGCACCCGAAATGGAATTCCATCAATTTCTGCAATTCGCAGGTCGGTAATTTCAAGGTCGGAGGGGCTTGAGTTCCTGTTTACATTTTGTGCGAGATGACTGATTTGATCTTCAAAAGGGAGAGCAAACATGCCAAATAATCCGAGTCCACCGGCACCGGCTTTTTTGATGAAATTGCGTCTGTC contains:
- a CDS encoding mandelate racemase/muconate lactonizing enzyme family protein → MSNKKSNGTSRSPLEGSTPTDVGGRGVQPNKVDRRNFIKKAGAGGLGLFGMFALPFEDQISHLAQNVNRNSSPSDLEITDLRIAEIDGIPFRVPLIRIDTNQGISGYGEVRDGGAKEYALFLKSRLLGENPCNVEKVFKIIKQFGGHGRQGGGVSGVETALWDLTGKAYGVPVYQLLGGKYRDKVRLYCDTTTSDDPHEYARRMQERVDMGYTFLKMDMGIGLVDDEEGSLANTREYGPKGQRELRSQYSGEQGDYGQIDHPFTRVQVTEKGLERMMEYLRVMRDTIGYEIPMGTDHWGHFDKNEAIKIARATEPYTLAYVEDLIAWQYVDEWKEISESTTTPTMTGEDIYLLDGFRELIDKQAVDMIHPDLGSAGGILETKRIGDYAMQNGIAMMLHYAGSPFGFMASVHAAAATENFVALEHHSVDTPNWYDLIQEDKSTIFQDGYTPVPEKPGLGVEINEEAVREHLIEDADYFEPTPEWNEIRTWDRTWS
- a CDS encoding bile acid:sodium symporter family protein, producing the protein MKSVLKSLLWLSLICFIGMIVMLFVDSSSPLMAVFTTGMFISLAIGVRGTETLFKSFAFSLWIFAAVTFSMFYPQYMTSWGGYDLSNLIVPLIQLIMFGMGTQLSMQDFKGVFKKPKGVGVGIICQYTIMPVVGISLALSFGFPAEVAAGVVLIGSCPGGVASNVMAFIAKADLALSITLTAVSTMLSPLATPYLMQLLAGQFVPIDTYGMMISILNMIILPIVLGLLFNHFLHGKIKWLDDIMPVVSMAGIAFIIAVITAAGRDSLVSIGLLLILAAVIHNALGYLFGYWGCRLVGMDEKSCRTIAFEVGMQNGGMASGLAQEMGRLATVGLAPAIFGPWMNISGSTLANYWRRKTEEELDEEEAPEPAMNPAT